Proteins encoded together in one Spirochaeta isovalerica window:
- a CDS encoding helix-turn-helix domain-containing protein, producing MIHLRMLYYLLTGFSSIGFCLVIATWLKRDMKRRENYSFLLFILFSSLHLLLVFGDLYWSQIVAGDGKRTALLYLARDMSRIRTLLYIFFAHTFLPARLRKTLDYVVLPIAVTGTVFYSTMTLTAAVLYVPLVLFISLGNRDNINNRYIPLLRYMCVISLATFVPVFIDLLESLFYWDFFLFMDFYPLCLTAFAAVFLISLIRNSHIEKSRIAFNRDSLTKRENEIVSAILKGETNRDIAEKYFIAESTVKKHINNIFRKLEIKSRWELLKIGEKST from the coding sequence ATGATTCATCTTAGAATGCTCTACTATCTACTGACCGGATTTTCATCGATCGGTTTTTGTCTTGTCATAGCAACCTGGCTGAAGAGGGATATGAAAAGGAGAGAGAATTACAGTTTTCTTCTCTTTATTCTTTTCAGTTCGCTTCATTTATTGCTTGTCTTCGGGGATCTCTATTGGTCCCAAATTGTTGCCGGTGACGGAAAAAGAACGGCTTTGCTTTATCTTGCCCGGGATATGAGCCGGATCAGAACGCTTTTATATATTTTCTTTGCCCATACCTTTCTTCCCGCCAGGCTCAGAAAGACTCTCGATTATGTGGTGTTACCTATCGCTGTGACAGGCACTGTCTTTTATTCAACGATGACGCTGACGGCCGCAGTTCTCTATGTCCCTCTGGTTTTATTTATCTCTCTCGGGAACAGGGACAACATCAACAATCGTTACATTCCTCTTCTGCGGTATATGTGCGTTATCTCTCTGGCAACATTTGTTCCGGTTTTTATTGATCTATTGGAATCATTGTTTTACTGGGATTTTTTTCTCTTTATGGATTTTTATCCCCTATGCCTGACGGCATTCGCTGCCGTTTTTCTCATCTCATTAATCAGAAACAGCCATATAGAGAAAAGCCGGATCGCATTTAACAGGGATTCGCTTACAAAAAGGGAAAACGAAATCGTATCAGCAATTCTGAAGGGCGAAACGAACAGGGATATAGCTGAAAAGTATTTTATCGCCGAATCGACTGTAAAAAAGCATATCAATAACATTTTCCGGAAGCTGGAAATCAAAAGCCGTTGGGAATTACTGAAGATTGGGGAAAAATCCACCTGA
- a CDS encoding PstS family phosphate ABC transporter substrate-binding protein: protein MKKALTMVLAALVAATVFAGGQQEGAKADDGKFAWIIESEDGVLPGVNPLEVSGDIITAGSSTVFPLSEAMAERFADEGYAFNITVDSIGSGAGFERFCVAGETDISNASRPIKDKERTAAAEIGRDPIEFRVGTDALAVTVSKNNTFVKDVTMEELAKIFTAEKWSDVRSSWPNEKILKFIPGTDSGTFDYFVEEVYDKDSAALLGASDLQMSEDDNILVQGISESPYGIGFFGYAYYVENKDILSVLNIDGVEPNKANVDAAAYPLARPLFIYSDAQIMKSKPQVAAFIAFYLTYVNEEITRVGYFPANEIVLDGGKQAWLKAVEGMY from the coding sequence ATGAAAAAAGCACTGACAATGGTACTGGCCGCTCTTGTAGCCGCAACTGTATTCGCCGGCGGACAGCAGGAAGGCGCTAAAGCTGATGATGGAAAATTCGCATGGATTATCGAATCTGAAGACGGAGTTCTTCCCGGAGTCAATCCCCTTGAAGTAAGCGGAGACATAATCACCGCGGGATCTTCCACAGTATTCCCCCTTTCCGAAGCCATGGCTGAAAGATTCGCCGATGAAGGTTACGCCTTCAACATAACAGTTGACTCAATCGGTTCAGGCGCCGGATTCGAAAGATTCTGCGTTGCCGGAGAAACCGATATCTCCAACGCATCCAGACCTATAAAAGACAAAGAGAGAACAGCCGCTGCCGAAATCGGAAGAGACCCCATCGAGTTCAGAGTGGGAACAGACGCCCTTGCCGTAACCGTTTCAAAAAACAACACTTTCGTTAAAGATGTAACTATGGAAGAACTGGCTAAAATCTTCACTGCTGAAAAATGGAGCGATGTAAGATCCAGCTGGCCCAATGAAAAAATCCTCAAGTTCATCCCCGGAACGGACTCGGGAACTTTCGACTACTTTGTTGAAGAAGTATACGATAAAGATTCCGCCGCTCTTCTCGGAGCCTCGGACCTGCAGATGTCTGAAGATGATAACATCCTCGTACAGGGTATCTCCGAGTCTCCCTACGGAATCGGTTTCTTCGGATACGCTTACTACGTTGAAAACAAAGATATCCTCTCGGTCCTCAATATCGACGGTGTCGAGCCCAACAAAGCCAACGTAGACGCAGCAGCCTACCCCCTGGCAAGACCTCTGTTCATCTACTCCGATGCCCAGATTATGAAATCCAAGCCCCAGGTTGCCGCTTTCATCGCCTTCTACCTGACTTATGTCAATGAAGAAATTACAAGAGTCGGTTACTTCCCCGCCAACGAAATTGTTCTGGACGGCGGAAAACAGGCCTGGCTGAAAGCTGTCGAAGGGATGTACTGA